Genomic segment of Arvicola amphibius chromosome 7, mArvAmp1.2, whole genome shotgun sequence:
GGCCTCAGAGCAGCAAGCCTTACACACAGTCCAGTATGGCCTTCTCAAGATTCTCAGCAGGACCCTGGCAGCCCTGCGCCACTTCACTCCAGATGTCTGCCAGATTCTGCTGGACCAGGTACTAACTACCACCTCATACATGACACTGGGTTCTCAACAACTAGCCTTGAACCTGGGCTCTGCAGTACACTGCTGTACTCTGGAGAGCCCCCTGCAAATTCCAGAgtgctgttttctgtctttcagtCCCTGGATCTCGCAGAATACAACTTCCTATTTGCCCTGAGTTTCACCACTCCCACTTTTGACTCTGAAGTGGCCCCCTCCTTTGGAACCCTCTTGGCCACAGTGAACGTGGCCCTCAACATGCTTGGAGAGGTAGGGCTCTTCCCCTTCCCCGCATAACTTTCCAGTTGGTCTATCACTTCTGAGTAATATGGGACATATCCAGCCCCGGGAGCCTAGGCATCTCCTACGGTGGCATGCTAGAAGATCCCATGAATACCCTGGGACGTACCAGGGCAACTGGTATGCAAGACCTTAACTGGCCACTGTTATggttagtttgatttttttattgcttgcttctcttcttttAGCTGGACAAGAAAAAAGAATCCCTTACTCAGGCTGTGGGACTCAGCACACAAGCAGAAGGAACCCGAACATTAAAGTGAGACCTGAGTCTTAAGGGCCTGGGACAATTATGGGCTGCTATTCTCTGGGCTGTGGTTCAGCTGTGTTTGTGAGGTATGCTCACACCTGCCTTCCCAGGTCCCTCCTGATGTTCACCATGGAGAACTGCTTCTATCTGCTCATCTCCCAAGCAGTACGCTACCTCAGGGATCCGGCTGTGCACCCGCGGGACAAGCAGCGAATGAAACAGGAGCTGAGCTCAGAGCTGGTATGGTTGTTGGGCTGGTCAGCAGGGAAAGCTGTTTGGAAGCTGCCTGTCCTTTGGGGTCAGGAACAGTGGTCCTGGACCTCATTAAGCTGCTGCTTTTCTTGTAGAGCACGCTGCTTTCCAGCCTCTCAAGATACTTCAGAAGGGGAACCCCCAGCTCCCCTGCTGCTGGAGTCCTGCCCTCGCCACAGGGCAAGGCCACCTCTCTCTCCAAAGCCAGCCCAGAGTCTCAGGAGCCTCTGATCCAGCTTGTGCAAGCCTTTGTCCGGCATGTGCAGAGATAGGGAGTGGAGCGCCATCTGCTTGCTGCTCCTTGCCAACATGCACTGCAGCCTGGGCAGAGGGTGCTGCCACCACAGAGCCGGCCACTGAGCAAGaggcccccttcctcctcttcccgcCCACCCGCTGACATTATTTTTGTAATAGATCAAGAGGTCAACAGCATGGGCAGGGAGCCAAGGGTCTGGGTGCTCAGGCTCTTTACAATACCCACAAGATGGCCCTTTTCCTTTGAGCATTCCCATGGCATGTCACCAGCCAGAGAGGCCCTGGGTGCTGGCAGCACAGGAGAGGCCTGTGTGTAGTGAGAATTTTCCATGATCTATTCTTGcagggtttatttttttgttgttttgtttttgtttttggtaataCTGTGGtctatttatacaaatattaaagTACTGTTTATAGACTGGGCCTTCAGAGCCTGAGTCATGCGGCAGCTCTCAAAGGACCCAGACATGAGTGGGTAGCCTGGAGATGGCAAGACTCCTGCCAATGGCTGACTTACTTGTACCTATTGATTTAGTTCTGGGTAGATTGCTAGGGTCTGGGCTTCCTTAGCACTTAGGGACCTCAGTTTATAGCTCTTCCCCATGCGAAGCCCCAGCATGCACACTGGgaccaagtaaaataaaatatggccACATTGGAAGTTCCCAGAATCAGACTGATGTAGGCTTAAGAGCCTGCCTGCCACTTGCCCACTTGCCAGCTATAGTACCTTGAAGAGGTAGGTGACTACTTATGTCTTGTCCCTCATAGCTCCAGGCCGAGCCCACAGCTATTGGCTACTAAAGCTTTCCTCCTGTCAGGAAAGCCATTGCAGTTTAGTGGGTCCAAATTTAGGCAAGTTTTCCTTAAGCACAAAGTATTGTGCAGCTTCAGATATGCGGCCCTGGGAATTGTTACACAATATGGCCTTTCCTCTGATCTGCACTCTGGGAAGAAGCTTGTGCCACGGCTCCACAGAATCCCTACCCAGAGAAGGGGAGACCAACAAAGTCTAACCATTACGCTTTCAGTACGGTTCATGCACACTGAGACCCTGACAAGAGTCCAGGCAGTTTGCACACAAAGGATTTATTTGCCAGAGAACAAGCAGACAGGCAGAAGTAAGAATGCCAGTTAGAAACTGAGTGAGTGTGATGGCTGCAGCCACTGTACTCAGCCAGAGCTGTGAGTGAAGGAGGGGAGGGCAGCACTCCGCGCTGCTGCTCTGGCTGAGCCTGCTGGTCTCCTGCCAGACTGTCCAATCCCTGACTGTTAGCCCTGCCTGTTTGCTGCTGTCCCCCTCTACCTTGCACAGCTAGAAGGCAGATGTTCTTTTCATGCCAAGAGCATCCCCAGCATATCATGGAGCTGGGAAGCCTTGAGTATGCAGGGATGCAGGTCAGAAGCAGGGCTAGCAGAGGGACCTGGAGCCATTTTGTCACATGGGGTCCTTCCTAGCTCAATGACAGGGCCACAGCCCAAATAGGGTTAGGTCCCCTATCCTAAACAGCTATGTCACCAGCAGACAGGACCTGGAAGGGGGCTGCTTAGCTGAGAAGTTCCAAGTAGGTGACCGGGACCTTGCCCTTCTTGTTGCCTCTCTCACCAATGAGCCAGTCAGGGTCCATGCCAGGCAGGCTGTAGacagtgatgagctgtggggaGCAGAGAGGGAACTTGTGTCCTGGAAATATGTGGGATGTCCAAGACTAGGCAGGTGTAAAGCTGCTACATCCCTTGAGGGGTGTCCCTATAACGCTGTACTGAGCCATGGCAGTTAGGGGCTGCTTAAGACCGTAGTCATTGACTCCCACAGCTCCTCCCCAAGGTCCAGAGAGTCCAGGAGAATGGCCAGGGTTGTGCAGACCCAATGTTCCTAGTCTCCAGTCTAGTAGTTCGTGTCCAGCTCTTGCCTGCTCCCTCAGTACCCCAGACCCACCTCATCAGCCAGCAGGGCCAGCTCGCTGCTGTCAGCTGCCTCGTAGTCGTAGAGCACCCGGGCCTTGCGGGTCCCACTGGCTGGGGGAGCCACCTCCTCTAGACAGAGTGCTGCCTCTTCTGGAGGGGCCAAGCCAGTCCCTGTGGGTACCACAGGCATGGTGGCTGCAGTGGTGGTAGGTGAGGTGCTGCTGAGGGGTGGGGAGGCGGGTTCTGTAGTGCCCACAAAGGTGCCTGGAAATCTAGAAGATGAGGTTGTCTCAGCAGGCAGTGCTAGCCTTATAGTTCCACATACTCCACAAGAGACATCAGCCCATCTTATACACAAGGAAGCCCTACCCCCCAGTAACTTACATGGTGCCCTGGGAGCTGGCagcacaaagggaaaaaaaaacacgaaGCTGAGACCATACCACCTGCTTGTTCCCTGCTCACCTCCACAGCCCAAACACTAGAAACTGCTAAGAGCCCCTGTCCCAGGTTACTGATAGTAGCCCCCTGAGGCTCACCATACAAAGTACCCAGGTAGGGTTCTAGGCAGAGCCAACAGTCCAATCTCATGTGTTGTGGGGTTTTCTGAGCTCTAAAGAGAAGGCCCTTGGCCAGAAGTGTTGGGCCACTCACTGGGTCTAGGAGATAGGGGGCCTTAGAGACCTGGGTCTAGCCACACCTGCCTAGTTGTTTCTGCAGATCCAGCATGTGGCGGTAGCATTGTGCATAGTAGGTTGTCTGAGACTTGACGAATTCATGGAGGCAGCGAAGGTGGTTCACCTGGAAGAAAGAGGTCAGGGCTTCCTCTAGCCTCTGGTCCATCCCCATCTCGTCTGCTGCCTGACCATACTCTAGGCATCAGAGTGAGGACGAGACGCCCAGTCTATAGGCTGGCTCTGTGGCCCGTGCTTGTGGGAAGACTCAGGAGGACATGAATGCAGGACTCACGTGGGTGCTGCTGATCCCCTCCAGTAAGAGACGAGTCACTTCTGCCTGCCGGTCAAACTCTGTCTGGGCCACTCGAAgctcttgctcagcctaggtggGGCAAGCAGTAATGAGAGCAGCCCCCATCCTGCATCCCTTCCATCAGCCTTCCCTGTGCCCTGAGGCCTCCTGAGAACATAGATGGCCTGGCATTGCACCTGGAGCTGACTTCCAAAGAAGCCAGAGCCAACTTGTGATCTGTGGGTAGCTTTAGTGACAGGCCTCTGCCACCAGACAGGAGGATCTGTCCAGGAGATAGGACCCCGTGCTGTAGAGTGGGATTTAGTATCGCCAGCCAGTACCCCAGTGAGTGTAGGACAGTCCTGAGCTTCAGACGCCCTCTCTACAGCAGTAGCTGTGTCTGGACCTCTATCCTTAACTTTCtagactctgcctcccagagtccCCCAGGCCCTGCCGGACAGtgctgcacacacctttaatcccagcattcaggaggcagaggcaagcggatctctgtgcgttcaagtccagccaggtctacaagagctacttctaggacaggctccaaagctacagagaaaccctgtctccaaaaacaagctTTAAAACCAAAGTCCCCCAGACCCAACTCACCTTGTCTACTTCATCGTTCCAAAGCTGTGAAGACCACAACAGCACCAgtaggcagggaagggaaggtgggcatcatgagtggagggggaggggcagccaGATACCAGAGCCTGTGCCTGCCCCAGCTCCCAAGGACCCTGCACAACCCATCCCAATCCAACCAGGAGCTGAGGCTGGAACAAGGTTTGCTCTAAGGGCAGGGAAATGACACCACATCCCATCTAGCATGCTGCATGCAGGGCCAGCCAGCTGGGAAGTCTTGCTTGTACTTTTCCTACAGCCACCCCCAACTCTTAAGTGGGTCTTAGAGACCAaatgtccccaccccaccctgactCCTGCTCGGAGGCAGGACAGGACAAGTGACCCTGGGCCAGTCACTAAACCTTTCTGTCCTCCGGCAGAGAAAGGCAGCCTCGGGCCAGAGTCACACTGGGGGCcagtggcaaaagaaaaaaacagggcaGCCTCCACCCTCCAGGATGTTTCTCCTTCAACTCGGCCCAGGGAGGGGAGCGGGATGTGTCATCCAGAGTCTAGGGAAGaaagacaccccctccccccatcgtGACTTAGGCACCCCAATTGATGGCCACTTATGGAAATCTGGCCTAGGATAACACCCTGACACATAGATGGACTGTTGAACTGGGCCCGCAGAGTGCGCAGCCCACAGTGGGAGCATCGTCGTCATGTGCCATGTTGGAGGGCCATCTAACAGACCTGAGCATGAACAAGAGTtgacatttcaaagacagttgcCAGCCATGGAATGGTGAAGAACACAGATCACACATGCTCAGAACACGAGCAGAGGGCCAGACGGCTGGGACAGGACACTTTCAcccaggggacaggaagagagcttTCTACAGGAGTGGAGGAATGTGGCTGGCCTAGCCCACACAAGTCACTGTATACCAGCTGACTAACCAGGCTACTGtagcagcctccctccctccatcttgcCTCCATCCTGCTCCTCCAGCTGGCCTTCCCCCTGCCTTCCAGCCATCTAGCTTGTGAGCTACAATGGAACTAAGACAAACAGTTGTCTAGTAGTCTGAGACAGACAGTCAGCCCAAGCAGCCTCCTCCCTAACCCCAGTGTCCACCTGGAGCAATGAGGAGGTTGGGGCAGTGTTCCCTTGTAGGAGAGAGCATAGGATGGAAAGTCCCTTGGGTTCCCTAGAGGTGGTGGTATAGTGTGCTGTCCTAAGGACATGGGGTGGTTCCCTGCGGCTGGACAAGACATCTTCCACCTTGCATAAGGAGAAACCAGCTCAGCCTGCCTGCTGGGCCAGAGACCGTGGCAGATGGAGTTGTAACTTCCCTGTTGCGAGTTGCCCTTAGCCTCTCAGGGCAACCTGCTACATGAGCAGGGCCCTTTGCCTCACCTGCTAGCTTCtggtggagctgtgggcagaggAGGCCAGGGTGGGGCAGGGCATGGTGGGAAGGGTGCTTACCGCGGAGGCGCTGGCCGAGAGAATGTAATTACGAGGTCTAGTCTCCTGAAAGTCAGGCACCGTCTGGCGGGGAACAGAGTtcacgggggagggggggtcacCCTGGGCCAGGACCAGTGTTGAGGCCAGGAGGTAGCCCTGGAGTCTCCTATATAAGGAGACACAAGAAACCCTGGCCCCagggacagacaggaggacacaGATAACAATATAGACTGTATGTGTCCACTCCAACCATCTGGAAAGGAGACGGGCTTAGGGGCTCAATGGGTCCAACACGAAGACCCAGTGGACAGATGTGCTGAGGGCCCAAGTGAACCCCAGGCTAGGCTTGCCCTCCTTTTGGGTCTCAGGCTCACAGGGAGGCCCCCCGGATCCACAGCCCTCCCCAGCACAGCTTTCTCCAGCTCGGAATTTCACcacactgtctctgcctcttcccttgaGGTCAGATCCCTCCCCACAagagtagatggatggatgcatggatggacaGAGTGACAGGATTTGACATTTGCAAGAAGCTGCCTCATAGGCCTTGATGCCTGCAACCCCACAAAGCAGAGACTGCACGGAGGCCAGCTGATTGCAAAAGCCTAAGGGTATGGCCTGGGCTGGCTACACCCGGGCCCTCGGACAGGATGGGTGGACCGGAAGCAGCACAGCACATGGGACAGGTATACTCACATCTCCCTCACACTGAGCCAAGTTACCCAAAGCAGAACGGAAAGGAACAAAAACAGAGAGTTAGTTAAGTCCACAGCAAGCAAAAGCAGGCATAGCCAGCCCAGCACCAGGTGAGCAGAGAAGGACTGGAAGGCCACTCACAAGCCACCCTCAGGAGTCCTGGGTAGCACATATGTGCCCAAGAGAGCTGCTGAGCTTGAGTCCCTAGGGACACTGCTCCTGCCTCACTTGACTCACAGGCCCAAGGCTCTCTGGGCCCCAAGGGGAGACTCAGTCACTCTGCGGTGGACTAGGAAAAGACAAGTAACAGGAAGTGGGGCTGTTCTGCCCAGGTGATTGACAAAGTAATCCCAATGGCCACAGGCCATTCCCTGCACACTTGGTTGACTTGGGACCTTGCTGTGGCTCTTGCTGGAGGCAGTATAGGCCCCAGTGGTCATACTGTACATCGTGCTGTAGGGAGAACATGATgaaggagaattatgggaagtgGAGAGCCACCAGCTGAGCTTTGGAGAAGCACAGAGGAGATTCCTAACATGCCCTGGGCCTAGGAGTTTCTCAGAACCTGAGGTGGCTGTTAACACCCTTACATCCCTGAGCAGCCCGCATGCCGAGCCAGTGCTCAGCCCTCTTGGCCTATCCCTGTTGAATCAGCtcagcctgtcctgtcctggctgAGCAGGCCCTGGTGGGCTGTGGGGTGAAGGAGCTCCATGGACAGTCCCTGCATGGGGCCTGGGGATGGCTGGCTCTAGTGCTGTCCACAGCCTCCAGCCTAGGGCAGCCTATGCATAGGACACGTGCTCACGTTCAAGCAGCAGGTACAGAGAGTTAACAGGGGAGCATGCCCAGACAGGGCCAGGCTGAGCAtccacagaggcaggagaggcaTGCAAGAATTCCATCCGACACCTAAGAGACTTGCAGGATGCCCTGCCCAGTGAACGGCACTGTGAGCCTGCCTATCTCATAAATGTCTGCCCCGGAGCCACCAGGATTCCTTAGAGTGGGGACAGAAACCATGACCTGACCAATGAGCAGTCTAGCCCCAGCCAGGGAGGAAGAGCATGCCAAACACCAGGTCCCTTGCGTGTCCCATCTCTGGACCCCCAGTAGAGCTTGGGGGCATTGGGAGAGGCAAGGGCACTTACCGTGGCCTTGGCTTCGGCTGCCTTGGCCTTCTTCAGCCGTGCTTTGCAGGCATCCAGGTCTAGGCGCCGGTTCTGCAGGAGGCGCCGCTCCTTCTGCAGGGTGGGTGACAGGAGAGTGAGCAGCCCGGACCTGGCCAAAGATCCCTGGGCAACA
This window contains:
- the Sh3glb2 gene encoding endophilin-B2, producing the protein MDFNMKKLASDAGIFFTRAVQFTEEKFGQAEKTELDAHFENLLARADSTKNWTERILRQTEVLLQPNPSARVEEFLYEKLDRKVPSRVTNGELLAQYMAEAASELGPSTPYGKTLIKVSEAEKRLGAAERDFIHTASLSFLTPLRNFLEGDWKTISKERRLLQNRRLDLDACKARLKKAKAAEAKATTVPDFQETRPRNYILSASASALWNDEVDKAEQELRVAQTEFDRQAEVTRLLLEGISSTHVNHLRCLHEFVKSQTTYYAQCYRHMLDLQKQLGRFPGTFVGTTEPASPPLSSTSPTTTAATMPVVPTGTGLAPPEEAALCLEEVAPPASGTRKARVLYDYEAADSSELALLADELITVYSLPGMDPDWLIGERGNKKGKVPVTYLELLS